The proteins below come from a single Methyloprofundus sedimenti genomic window:
- a CDS encoding restriction endonuclease subunit S has product MQIDKSSWEKVKLIDVVTKKEENDKENAKNRFERFIKVEHLNAESLHIKRWGNQNKDELPPTFYKVFRKGQVLFPTRNPHLRRTALASFDGICGEKTLTLEPNEEKVLPEFLPFLFHSNEFYQHTTSSIVGSTNPHVRWRDVASYEFLLPPKDQQAKLAELLWAMEEVVENDLTLLDKLSLTLDSDIESRIHGVTLAGHTIQQVIDELSEYKGVGTLSQFGKIFKGKGITKSELVDIGLPCVRYGELYTKHHRVIRKFYSFITDESSANSIKLKQNDVLFAGSGETISEIGKSAAFISDEEVYAGGDILIFRPYDMDGIYLGYLLNSQLVRQQLNKFGTGATVMHVYASDIEKIKVPIFEKDEQINIGQHLESIADNISNLNKKIENSQKLKKSLINQIF; this is encoded by the coding sequence ATGCAAATAGATAAATCATCTTGGGAAAAAGTTAAGTTAATTGATGTAGTTACTAAAAAAGAAGAAAACGATAAAGAGAATGCTAAAAATAGATTTGAACGATTTATAAAAGTTGAGCACTTAAATGCTGAGTCATTACATATTAAAAGATGGGGCAATCAAAATAAAGATGAATTACCCCCCACCTTTTATAAAGTCTTTAGAAAAGGGCAAGTATTATTTCCGACTCGTAACCCGCACTTGCGAAGAACAGCTTTAGCGTCTTTTGATGGTATATGTGGTGAAAAAACGCTAACTTTGGAGCCTAACGAGGAAAAAGTTTTACCAGAATTTCTCCCTTTTTTGTTTCATAGTAATGAGTTTTATCAGCACACTACATCATCAATTGTTGGATCTACAAATCCTCATGTAAGGTGGCGTGATGTTGCCAGCTATGAATTTCTGCTCCCACCCAAAGACCAACAAGCCAAACTGGCTGAATTGCTTTGGGCTATGGAAGAGGTAGTTGAAAATGATTTAACCTTATTGGATAAACTGTCTTTAACTCTTGACTCAGATATTGAAAGCAGAATTCATGGGGTAACTCTCGCTGGTCATACAATACAGCAAGTTATTGATGAATTATCAGAATACAAGGGGGTTGGTACTTTAAGCCAATTTGGAAAAATATTTAAAGGTAAAGGAATTACTAAATCAGAATTAGTTGATATCGGACTTCCATGCGTTCGATATGGCGAGTTATATACCAAACATCACAGGGTTATAAGAAAATTTTATTCGTTTATTACTGATGAATCCTCTGCAAATTCAATTAAGCTAAAGCAAAACGATGTGCTTTTTGCTGGTTCAGGTGAGACCATTTCTGAGATTGGTAAATCAGCAGCATTCATTAGCGATGAAGAGGTTTATGCCGGTGGTGATATATTGATTTTTCGTCCTTATGACATGGATGGTATCTATTTAGGGTATTTGTTAAATTCTCAACTTGTAAGGCAGCAACTGAATAAATTTGGGACTGGAGCAACAGTTATGCATGTTTATGCATCAGATATTGAGAAAATTAAAGTTCCAATTTTTGAAAAAGACGAGCAAATAAACATAGGTCAGCATTTGGAATCCATTGCAGATAATATTTCAAATTTAAATAAAAAAATAGAAAATTCACAAAAACTTAAAAAATCCCTAATCAACCAAATCTTCTAA
- a CDS encoding IS30 family transposase — protein sequence MNTFNHLTQEERFYIYTQLKQGVSKNQIAITLGRHKSTIGREITRNTGQCGYRYKQAERIAKQRHIDKPKNIKMTAELQQIITPLIKEKWSPDCISGRLKQQGKDSVSHETIYRYILANKAAGGDLYTYLRHQAKPYRKRYGKNDYRGTIPSRVDIDERPQVVDDKTRLGDWEADTVIGKGHKGVLVTLTERVSKLNFAISIERKESELTKEAIINALEPFKRWVHTITFDNGREFCGHEAIAKTLDCGTYFAKPYHSWQRGLNENHNGLLRQYFPKKEPLDKVTQDEVDSAITALNHRPRKGLNYRTPWEVFCQITGVDINKSQGVALIA from the coding sequence ATGAACACGTTTAACCATCTAACCCAAGAGGAAAGATTTTACATTTATACGCAACTAAAACAAGGCGTTTCTAAGAATCAAATAGCCATCACATTGGGGCGTCATAAATCGACTATTGGACGTGAAATTACGCGTAATACAGGTCAGTGTGGTTATCGTTACAAGCAAGCTGAGAGAATAGCTAAACAACGCCATATTGATAAGCCCAAAAACATCAAGATGACGGCTGAGTTACAACAGATAATAACGCCTTTAATCAAAGAGAAATGGAGCCCTGACTGTATTTCAGGACGCTTAAAACAACAAGGTAAGGACTCCGTCAGTCATGAGACTATTTACCGTTATATTTTAGCTAACAAAGCAGCCGGTGGCGATTTGTATACTTATTTGAGGCATCAAGCCAAACCTTATCGTAAGCGATATGGAAAAAATGATTATCGCGGAACGATACCCAGCCGTGTTGATATTGATGAGCGACCACAAGTGGTTGATGATAAAACGCGTTTAGGTGATTGGGAAGCAGATACTGTTATCGGTAAAGGACATAAAGGCGTATTGGTGACGCTGACTGAACGGGTCTCAAAGCTCAACTTCGCCATCTCAATTGAGCGTAAAGAATCTGAATTAACGAAAGAGGCGATTATCAATGCTCTTGAGCCTTTTAAACGTTGGGTTCACACGATTACCTTTGATAATGGACGTGAGTTTTGTGGGCATGAAGCCATTGCAAAAACACTTGACTGCGGCACTTATTTTGCCAAACCGTATCATTCGTGGCAACGAGGTTTAAATGAAAACCACAATGGCTTATTAAGGCAATACTTCCCTAAAAAAGAACCTTTGGATAAGGTAACTCAAGATGAGGTTGATAGTGCCATTACAGCACTTAATCATCGTCCAAGAAAAGGGTTAAATTACAGAACTCCATGGGAAGTATTTTGCCAAATAACGGGGGTTGATATAAATAAATCACAGGGTGTTGCATTAATTGCTTGA
- a CDS encoding PDDEXK family nuclease produces MVADTKKWEQSAGFALDAHPDVMKWVKIEHLGFVIPYRKKGTPSSYIPDFIVELDIGLNLIIEIKGQYNDDADIKAKAAERWVDPVNAIGNLGLWQYIVVKEPTKLPILLSERCLAKWDADDFELGK; encoded by the coding sequence ATGGTGGCTGATACTAAAAAATGGGAGCAAAGTGCTGGTTTTGCTTTGGATGCTCACCCTGATGTTATGAAATGGGTGAAAATCGAGCATTTAGGTTTCGTTATTCCTTACCGTAAAAAAGGAACCCCTAGCAGTTATATACCTGATTTTATCGTTGAATTGGATATTGGTTTAAACCTTATCATCGAGATTAAAGGTCAATACAATGACGATGCTGATATTAAAGCGAAAGCTGCTGAACGTTGGGTTGATCCGGTTAATGCCATAGGTAACCTAGGGCTTTGGCAGTATATAGTGGTAAAAGAGCCTACGAAATTACCCATATTATTAAGTGAGCGTTGTCTGGCAAAGTGGGATGCAGATGATTTTGAATTGGGTAAGTGA
- a CDS encoding type I restriction-modification system subunit M, with amino-acid sequence MTQQELEKYLWGAATALRGTIDAGDYKQYIFPLLFFKRISDVYDEEFANALAESDGDMEYAAFAENHHFQIPAGAHWNDVRETTVNIGAALQEAMRTIEKANPDTLFGIFGDASWTNKDRLSDEILTNLVEHYSQHKLNISTVPDDKLGNAYEYLIKEFADDSGHTAAEFYTNRTVVKLMTMIMDPQPGESVYDPTCGSGGLLLNCALHLKDEGKEYRTLKLYGQEINLLTSAIARMNMFMHGIEEFSIIRGDTLANPGLLENDQLKTFNVILANPPYSIKAWDRKAFESDAYGRNLWGTPPQGCADYAFEQHIDKSMNQHNGRCVQLWPHGILFRDNEKKMRKKMIETDTIDCVIALGKNLFYNSSMESALLIRRTNKDQKKKGKVLFINAFSEVKDEKTISYLLDEHIKKIYDAYTDYSDIEGFSCIVNVDDILKNDASLLVTNYVKSTRIVNDNILSVDDAYAQWISSSVIMKESMETLFDTLN; translated from the coding sequence ATGACCCAACAAGAACTCGAAAAATACCTCTGGGGTGCAGCGACAGCATTACGTGGCACCATCGATGCGGGTGATTATAAACAATATATTTTTCCGTTATTATTCTTCAAACGCATATCCGATGTTTATGATGAAGAATTTGCTAATGCTTTAGCGGAAAGCGATGGCGATATGGAATACGCCGCCTTTGCTGAGAATCATCACTTTCAAATTCCAGCAGGGGCGCATTGGAATGATGTGCGTGAAACCACGGTGAATATCGGCGCAGCTTTACAAGAAGCCATGCGCACGATTGAAAAAGCCAATCCTGATACCTTGTTCGGGATTTTTGGTGATGCCAGCTGGACTAATAAAGACCGGCTTTCGGATGAAATATTAACCAACCTAGTCGAGCACTATTCACAGCACAAGCTTAATATAAGCACCGTCCCTGATGATAAATTGGGGAATGCGTATGAATACCTGATTAAAGAATTTGCTGATGATAGCGGCCATACCGCCGCGGAATTTTATACCAATCGTACTGTGGTCAAACTGATGACTATGATCATGGACCCGCAACCCGGCGAAAGCGTCTATGATCCGACGTGCGGTTCGGGTGGTTTGCTATTGAATTGTGCCTTGCATTTAAAAGATGAAGGCAAAGAATATCGCACGCTCAAGCTTTATGGCCAAGAGATTAACTTGCTCACCTCCGCCATTGCACGTATGAACATGTTTATGCACGGCATAGAGGAATTTAGCATTATTCGTGGGGATACGCTGGCGAATCCTGGTTTGTTAGAAAACGATCAACTCAAAACTTTTAATGTCATTTTGGCTAACCCTCCGTACTCGATTAAAGCCTGGGATCGTAAAGCCTTTGAGAGTGATGCCTATGGGCGTAATCTTTGGGGTACGCCTCCACAAGGTTGTGCGGACTATGCTTTTGAACAGCATATTGATAAAAGTATGAATCAGCATAATGGTAGGTGCGTCCAACTATGGCCTCATGGCATCCTTTTTAGAGATAACGAAAAGAAGATGAGGAAGAAAATGATAGAAACGGATACTATTGATTGTGTCATTGCGTTAGGTAAGAACTTGTTTTACAACTCATCAATGGAGTCTGCTTTATTAATCAGGCGAACTAATAAAGACCAAAAGAAAAAAGGGAAAGTGTTGTTTATTAATGCATTTAGCGAAGTAAAAGATGAAAAAACTATTTCATATTTATTAGATGAGCATATAAAAAAGATATATGACGCTTACACTGATTACAGTGATATTGAAGGATTTTCTTGTATTGTCAATGTTGATGACATATTAAAAAATGATGCCTCGCTTCTTGTTACCAATTATGTGAAATCAACCAGAATAGTTAATGACAATATTTTATCGGTAGACGATGCTTATGCACAGTGGATTAGTAGTTCAGTAATAATGAAGGAAAGCATGGAAACGCTTTTCGATACTTTGAATTAA
- a CDS encoding HipA family kinase, with the protein MLEIVEIIKPAKQGMTMPFLCNASDEHAYYVKGYAATVSGLMKEWLGSHLALAFGLPVPEFKIAFLDPDLVNCFGGMAISQLKGGYVFASKQMPSVTELKYETVNKIDAQLKLSVLLFDLWVENEDRTLSEKGGNPNLLWKSNESGLYVIDHNLIFDEGFNKREFKQLMQHPVIYLYQPPLFGKILPMEFCNLTLFLDDD; encoded by the coding sequence ATGCTGGAAATCGTTGAAATTATCAAACCCGCTAAACAAGGTATGACTATGCCTTTTTTATGTAATGCATCTGATGAACATGCTTATTATGTCAAAGGCTATGCGGCAACTGTTTCAGGATTAATGAAAGAGTGGCTAGGAAGTCATTTGGCCTTAGCTTTTGGCTTGCCAGTACCAGAATTTAAGATTGCATTTCTTGATCCAGATCTTGTTAATTGCTTTGGTGGTATGGCTATTTCTCAGCTTAAAGGCGGTTATGTATTTGCGTCTAAACAAATGCCTTCAGTGACTGAGTTAAAGTATGAAACGGTGAATAAGATTGATGCACAGTTAAAGTTAAGCGTTTTATTATTTGATTTATGGGTAGAAAACGAAGACCGCACTTTGTCAGAAAAAGGGGGAAATCCGAACTTACTCTGGAAAAGTAATGAGTCCGGTTTATATGTTATTGATCATAATTTAATTTTTGATGAGGGTTTCAATAAACGCGAATTCAAGCAATTAATGCAACACCCTGTGATTTATTTATATCAACCCCCGTTATTTGGCAAAATACTTCCCATGGAGTTCTGTAATTTAACCCTTTTCTTGGACGATGATTAA
- a CDS encoding type I restriction endonuclease subunit R, translating into MSFTELNSVEHYIIHQVSGVNLNADNIATPKSSYGTQWVYQSAEELNRGVNEVLVEVELTAALLRLNPEIKQRPELADEVIYKLRAILISVNQIGLVKANEEFFKWLSGDKTMPFGENNRHVPVRLLDFDDLTNNRYVVTNQFRIHHRETKIPDVVLLINGIPAAVGEAKTPIRPSVSWLDGAHEIHTVYENAVPQLFVPNILSFATEGKELFYGAIRCPLEFWAPWRLESEQGDLAKQLGLAEIGKELTDLLSPVRLLDILQNFSLFTTNKKKQRSKVIPRFQQYEGANKIVQRVIEGQIKKGLIWHFQGSGKSLLMVFAAQKLRKATELKSPTVIVLVDRTDLDTQISGTFNAADVPNVESTDSIKELQTMLERDTRKIIISMIHKFRDAKPNMNLRDNIIVLVDEAHRTQEGDLGRQMRAALPNAFLFGLTGTPVNKADKNTFWAFGAEEDQGGYLSRYTFHDSIRDEATLPLHFEPRLVDVHVDKEAIDQAFAVFKESAALNDEEADALNQKSAKMAAFLKSPERVAKIVTDIATHFKEKVAPQGFKAMIVTPDRYACVLYKEELDKHFPTEASRVVISTTANDDYEFKQKWAVDKSAQEKIVDEFNDAQSDLKFIIVTAKLLTGFDAPILQTLYLDKSIKDHTLLQAICRTNRLYPQKSFGRIVDYFGVFDDAAKALEFDEESVKQVITNLSALKEKLPEAMRDALAHFPNVDRTLEGFEGLEVAQNTINSNEKKDAFALDFKYLAKLWESLSPDNILDLYNQDYKWLAQVYESVKPASNNIGKLLWLTLGAQTTQLIHDHVHVGEVHQLEEFVLDADVIEDIFNNSDPKKIKALEKMLVQRFSKHAGNPTFKKLSERLEELRDKAEKGLISSIEFIKELCKIAKETVQAEKEQEEALQDKTPQAALTELFLELKTEQTPAVVERIVTDIDAIVRVVRFPGWQQSTQGEREVQQSLRKALLKYKLHKDQVLFDRAYGYIKEYY; encoded by the coding sequence ATGTCCTTTACTGAACTCAACAGCGTAGAACATTACATCATTCACCAAGTCAGCGGTGTTAATCTCAATGCTGATAACATTGCCACGCCTAAAAGCAGTTACGGCACTCAGTGGGTATACCAATCAGCAGAAGAACTCAATCGTGGCGTCAATGAAGTATTGGTTGAAGTCGAATTAACCGCTGCTTTACTACGCTTAAATCCTGAGATTAAACAACGTCCTGAATTAGCTGATGAAGTAATCTACAAGCTCCGTGCTATTTTGATTTCGGTAAATCAAATCGGCCTGGTGAAAGCCAATGAAGAGTTTTTTAAGTGGTTGAGCGGTGACAAGACCATGCCCTTTGGTGAGAATAATCGCCATGTGCCGGTTCGCTTGCTGGATTTTGATGACCTAACCAATAACCGCTACGTTGTCACTAATCAATTCCGCATTCATCATCGGGAAACTAAAATACCTGATGTGGTATTGCTAATTAACGGCATTCCCGCGGCGGTCGGTGAAGCAAAAACGCCTATACGCCCTTCGGTCAGTTGGTTAGATGGGGCGCATGAAATTCATACGGTGTATGAAAATGCCGTGCCACAGTTATTTGTACCCAATATTTTATCGTTTGCTACCGAAGGCAAAGAGCTATTTTATGGTGCTATCCGTTGCCCACTCGAATTTTGGGCGCCGTGGCGTTTGGAATCAGAACAGGGTGATCTCGCTAAACAACTCGGTTTAGCGGAAATCGGTAAAGAATTAACTGATTTATTGAGTCCGGTACGCTTGCTGGATATTTTGCAAAACTTTTCGTTATTTACGACAAATAAAAAGAAACAACGCAGCAAAGTCATTCCACGTTTTCAGCAATATGAAGGTGCAAATAAAATTGTACAACGTGTAATTGAGGGGCAGATTAAAAAGGGATTGATCTGGCATTTTCAAGGCTCGGGTAAATCTTTGTTGATGGTATTTGCCGCACAAAAATTACGTAAAGCCACTGAACTTAAAAGTCCGACCGTGATTGTGCTGGTAGATCGAACCGATTTAGATACTCAGATCAGTGGTACTTTTAATGCGGCGGACGTGCCTAATGTCGAATCCACGGATAGCATTAAAGAGCTGCAAACCATGCTGGAGCGTGATACGCGAAAAATCATTATCTCAATGATTCATAAATTTCGTGATGCCAAGCCTAATATGAATTTGCGCGACAATATCATTGTCTTAGTGGATGAAGCACATCGAACGCAAGAGGGTGATTTAGGCAGGCAAATGCGTGCGGCCTTACCGAATGCGTTTTTATTTGGGTTAACGGGAACGCCGGTTAATAAAGCGGACAAAAATACCTTTTGGGCCTTTGGTGCGGAAGAGGATCAAGGCGGTTATTTATCACGTTATACCTTTCACGATTCGATACGCGATGAAGCAACCTTACCTTTGCATTTTGAGCCACGATTGGTAGATGTGCATGTGGATAAGGAAGCCATTGATCAAGCTTTTGCTGTGTTTAAAGAAAGTGCCGCGTTAAATGATGAAGAAGCAGATGCCTTAAATCAGAAATCAGCAAAAATGGCGGCGTTTTTAAAATCCCCCGAGCGGGTTGCTAAAATCGTCACTGATATTGCGACGCATTTTAAAGAAAAGGTTGCACCACAAGGCTTTAAGGCGATGATCGTCACCCCTGATCGTTATGCCTGTGTGCTATACAAAGAAGAGTTGGATAAACATTTTCCTACTGAAGCCAGTCGCGTGGTGATTTCTACCACAGCCAATGATGACTATGAGTTTAAACAAAAGTGGGCGGTCGATAAATCGGCACAGGAAAAGATAGTCGATGAATTTAATGATGCACAGTCTGACTTAAAATTTATTATCGTTACCGCTAAGTTACTCACTGGTTTTGATGCACCGATATTGCAAACGCTTTACTTAGATAAATCCATAAAAGATCACACCTTATTGCAGGCTATCTGCCGTACTAATCGTTTATATCCACAAAAGAGCTTTGGCCGTATCGTGGATTATTTCGGTGTGTTTGATGATGCCGCTAAAGCACTCGAGTTTGATGAGGAAAGTGTTAAACAAGTCATTACTAATTTATCGGCATTAAAAGAGAAGTTACCTGAAGCCATGCGCGATGCCTTAGCGCACTTTCCGAATGTCGATAGAACCCTGGAAGGCTTTGAAGGGCTAGAAGTCGCGCAAAATACTATTAACAGTAATGAGAAAAAAGACGCCTTCGCGCTAGATTTTAAATATCTGGCTAAATTATGGGAGTCCCTGTCACCGGATAATATCCTGGATTTATATAACCAGGACTACAAATGGTTGGCGCAAGTCTATGAGTCTGTTAAGCCGGCATCAAACAATATTGGCAAGTTATTATGGCTCACCTTAGGCGCACAAACCACACAATTGATTCATGACCATGTTCATGTCGGCGAAGTACATCAGTTAGAGGAATTTGTGCTGGATGCTGATGTGATTGAGGATATTTTTAACAATTCTGATCCAAAGAAAATCAAAGCACTAGAAAAGATGCTGGTGCAACGGTTTAGCAAGCATGCCGGTAATCCAACGTTTAAAAAACTGAGTGAGCGCCTAGAAGAGCTACGTGATAAAGCAGAGAAAGGCTTAATCAGCTCGATTGAGTTTATTAAAGAGCTGTGCAAGATTGCTAAAGAAACCGTTCAAGCCGAGAAAGAGCAGGAAGAGGCCTTACAAGATAAAACCCCACAAGCCGCTTTAACGGAATTATTTTTAGAGCTTAAGACCGAGCAAACACCTGCGGTTGTTGAGCGTATTGTGACTGATATTGATGCTATTGTGCGTGTCGTCCGTTTTCCTGGCTGGCAACAATCAACCCAGGGTGAACGTGAGGTACAGCAGTCATTACGCAAGGCTTTGTTGAAGTACAAGTTGCATAAAGACCAGGTGCTGTTTGATCGGGCTTATGGGTATATTAAAGAGTATTATTAA
- a CDS encoding NACHT domain-containing protein, with amino-acid sequence MIDPEIIREKVDEDETPILEFKRQWYWDNETPKEEMSGKWGEFIKDIISLSNGYLNFVGKDRYLIVGYCESESKIFEVNTHNIKILKDLRYFKKQLVQKLEKYTSPSLVTIDVELVELDSSSLLVFKIPSPCHVTELQSELKTKTRTLDQGAVLVRKGQDSDSIKLATITEIEELMDEFSRFKKEKQFTTSDSKKEDEKERSIEKTVQLYIDQNTSFSLDVGYPIKLNNWTENIVFELFRMSETFGVVREFLYLHESASQGKTLGYLKHNHLVSGFESLIVLTERPKLKDTEKRKTNIKKIFNTEHVFFIDEFGYEFLYKDCLLDYVKYNLPVYVDSLIDGDETENKPALEELKKWYLHEAAPLLVIKGYGGVGKTTLVKQFLDYIYDCSNNSGILFIDSNEIIDDLARLTNSNKKIDDIYDFYQVQIVKEDSSYRKFSKDLLKLSVDNGSLIIVLDGIDEVIAKLGSKFDVASFVESISNSYSSDLKKAKIIITCRDHFWDSLGNNIKIPEIILKPFNKGLAVEFFNQAFQNETSAVDKAMQLADKFATEQTSNGEKDSIYIPYVLDMIVYLINQKSEILSNTSLCKSNLLSEKLQNDFIIASVCEREIKKLDSLELDDQIKILMNISISKGEGLSLYDVKSVLNSVTRVSVDDQLIEKLKGHPLLVCSDNKLSFRYDFFNFYFKTVYVAHYLRMQDISYLDQITIEIIGSYIKYGNGFTEILCDRADFNDDLILFCIETIEELQNRCHAERNESNYSYQCAISSVFVFLLCAQQASDTNHSDVESRTKLMDKIFENTQEVRGLCLINIFGDNKNKLTFDFRKKVLVDCFFEQFEYFWDCPIDLETKFIDSTFKALEPRKGLTPTFYEGTFSKCCNTVGISDILNKRTVEIDGEAERVKDSLIKFFRLFYKRGNFYPKKQEQVRSKVFTAKLLPLLLKHKVVKDYIDPHKPTFKQYVITSEYFPVIKYLEQKSACIELERLVEILTKH; translated from the coding sequence ATGATTGATCCAGAAATTATCAGAGAAAAGGTTGATGAAGACGAAACACCAATACTGGAGTTTAAAAGGCAATGGTATTGGGATAATGAGACACCCAAAGAAGAAATGAGTGGCAAATGGGGCGAGTTTATAAAAGATATTATTTCATTGTCCAATGGTTACTTAAACTTTGTAGGAAAAGATCGTTATCTTATTGTTGGATATTGTGAAAGTGAGTCTAAAATTTTTGAGGTAAATACTCATAATATAAAAATTTTAAAAGACTTGAGGTATTTCAAGAAACAATTAGTACAAAAATTAGAAAAGTATACATCTCCATCACTTGTAACAATTGATGTCGAGTTAGTTGAGCTTGATAGCTCATCATTACTAGTATTTAAAATACCAAGCCCATGTCATGTAACTGAGTTACAGTCGGAATTAAAAACTAAAACAAGAACACTTGACCAAGGGGCTGTATTAGTTAGAAAGGGGCAAGATAGTGATTCAATAAAACTTGCTACCATTACTGAAATAGAAGAATTAATGGATGAGTTTTCTAGGTTCAAGAAAGAAAAGCAGTTTACTACTTCGGATAGTAAAAAAGAAGATGAGAAAGAGAGAAGCATTGAAAAAACTGTTCAATTGTATATTGATCAAAATACTAGTTTTTCACTAGATGTAGGTTATCCAATTAAGCTTAATAATTGGACAGAAAATATAGTTTTTGAACTATTCAGGATGTCTGAAACCTTTGGAGTAGTTAGAGAGTTTCTATATCTTCATGAGAGCGCAAGCCAGGGGAAAACATTAGGGTATTTAAAGCATAATCATTTAGTATCTGGTTTTGAGTCTCTTATTGTTTTAACTGAACGACCTAAACTTAAAGATACTGAAAAGCGAAAAACAAACATTAAAAAAATATTTAACACTGAGCATGTTTTTTTTATTGATGAGTTTGGGTACGAGTTTTTGTATAAAGATTGCTTGCTTGATTACGTGAAATACAATCTTCCTGTTTATGTGGATAGCCTGATTGATGGGGATGAAACAGAGAATAAACCTGCACTTGAAGAGTTAAAAAAGTGGTATTTACATGAAGCAGCGCCATTACTTGTAATTAAAGGGTATGGTGGGGTAGGAAAGACCACGTTAGTAAAACAGTTTCTTGATTATATATATGATTGTAGTAATAATTCAGGAATATTATTCATTGATTCAAATGAGATTATTGACGATTTAGCACGTCTTACTAACTCAAATAAAAAAATTGATGATATATACGATTTCTATCAAGTGCAGATTGTTAAAGAGGATAGTAGCTATCGTAAATTTAGCAAAGATTTACTTAAGCTATCTGTCGATAATGGAAGCTTGATCATTGTTCTTGATGGTATAGATGAAGTTATAGCAAAGCTAGGGTCTAAATTTGATGTTGCATCATTTGTAGAGTCAATCTCAAATAGTTATTCAAGTGACCTTAAAAAAGCTAAAATTATAATTACTTGTAGAGATCATTTTTGGGATTCCTTAGGGAATAATATAAAAATTCCTGAAATAATTTTAAAGCCTTTTAATAAGGGTTTGGCTGTTGAGTTCTTTAATCAAGCATTTCAAAATGAAACGTCAGCCGTCGATAAAGCTATGCAGTTAGCTGATAAATTTGCAACTGAGCAAACCTCTAATGGAGAAAAGGACTCGATATACATTCCATATGTTTTAGATATGATTGTGTATCTGATTAATCAGAAAAGTGAAATATTATCTAATACATCGCTATGTAAAAGTAACTTACTTTCAGAGAAGTTGCAGAATGATTTTATTATAGCCAGTGTTTGTGAACGGGAAATAAAAAAATTAGACAGTTTAGAACTTGATGATCAAATTAAGATTTTAATGAACATATCTATTAGTAAGGGTGAAGGACTTAGCTTATATGATGTGAAATCTGTATTGAACTCTGTTACTAGAGTGTCAGTAGATGATCAATTAATTGAAAAACTAAAAGGACACCCATTGTTAGTGTGTTCTGATAATAAACTATCATTTAGGTATGACTTTTTTAATTTCTATTTTAAAACTGTATATGTTGCACATTATCTTAGAATGCAAGATATTTCGTATCTTGATCAAATAACTATAGAAATTATTGGTAGCTATATTAAGTATGGTAACGGATTTACAGAAATTCTTTGTGATAGAGCGGACTTTAACGATGATCTAATATTATTTTGTATTGAAACTATTGAAGAATTACAAAATAGGTGCCACGCAGAAAGAAATGAAAGTAATTATTCTTACCAATGCGCTATTTCCTCTGTATTTGTATTTCTTTTATGTGCACAACAGGCTTCTGATACGAATCATTCTGATGTTGAATCTCGTACAAAATTAATGGACAAAATTTTTGAAAATACTCAAGAAGTTAGAGGGCTGTGCTTAATAAATATATTTGGGGATAACAAAAATAAGCTGACATTTGACTTCCGAAAAAAAGTGTTAGTTGATTGTTTTTTTGAGCAATTTGAATATTTTTGGGACTGTCCTATAGATCTGGAGACAAAGTTTATTGATTCTACCTTTAAAGCTTTAGAGCCTCGGAAAGGATTAACACCAACTTTCTATGAAGGCACTTTTAGCAAATGTTGTAACACAGTTGGTATTTCAGATATTTTAAATAAAAGAACTGTTGAAATTGACGGCGAGGCGGAAAGAGTTAAAGATAGTTTAATTAAGTTTTTTAGACTGTTTTATAAAAGAGGAAACTTTTATCCAAAGAAACAAGAGCAAGTTAGATCAAAAGTTTTTACAGCTAAACTTCTCCCATTGTTACTTAAGCATAAAGTTGTAAAAGATTATATTGACCCCCACAAACCGACATTTAAACAATATGTAATTACCTCAGAATATTTTCCAGTTATTAAATATCTTGAACAAAAAAGTGCTTGTATAGAACTTGAAAGGCTTGTTGAAATACTCACTAAGCACTAG